A stretch of Oncorhynchus mykiss isolate Arlee chromosome 14, USDA_OmykA_1.1, whole genome shotgun sequence DNA encodes these proteins:
- the bbs12 gene encoding Bardet-Biedl syndrome 12 protein yields the protein MGSTIISQRLHVGLQQLTALAAVTHSFLGPNKNHKFIQDESTGESSLVCTCFRVLEHLDLTCSVGQLANETIQAHQKVFHSGAGCLLFMAGVWSRAALECLHRDISIPHIVSAMSEGLDICCKVCRSNSVSIEDVQPVASDSGTSVLQGSPHTVLRNPVTGMNPSHGALNNKKRSRIKLTHSRHFCANDEADENTTPGLFSHAVSSKGVDIAHLAEAVSHGCVDAMSLVVEVSKMQSKNNGSGDSCRTFDVNKLVTCTLPGLSEDHSCVLPGCVILLSAEQASLVHHMKEQKWQVVLINGDLSEKYRHLGFNSKNDISQVTDKLDLKGLSKEDDWEDNVLTTLLKNNVNLVLVNGEASERLTQHCMSHRILVVERVKPDILKDFAETTGAVPVTYATQLSKHCVGTGVEISIWRDCSGNRRRASMAVNIVADRTALVTVVLTTSVHSKLQTLEDCFWGCAYRLHHTLKDRKLLPGAGKTELLCVQILQKHIKDNGEQTRGKDGTSAPQAKQGRAGNPHRADVFQLMADGWMDYISTLMLNSGTCSKVDAWTTINQQLIDLNGGLSLDANFSRLLLRDDTEDGMMSPDMKRSAGKVYDNMTVKLEAWRKALDLVFLVLQTDTEIITGIDPKQVEGQSNVMVL from the coding sequence ATGGGAAGTACAATTATTAGTCAAAGACTTCATGTTGGACTGCAGCAGCTCACAGCTTTGGCGGCTGTCACACATTCCTTTTTGGGCCCCAATAAAAACCACAAGTTTATTCAAGACGAGTCTACCGGGGAGTCGTCCTTGGTGTGCACATGTTTCCGCGTCTTGGAGCACTTAGACCTGACCTGCTCTGTAGGTCAGCTGGCCAATGAGACAATCCAAGCTCACCAGAAGGTCTTTCACTCTGGTGCGGGGTGCCTGCTATTTATGGCTGGGGTCTGGAGCAGGGCTGCCCTCGAATGTCTCCACAGAGACATTTCAATCCCACATATTGTGTCAGCCATGTCTGAAGGGCTGGATATATGTTGCAAAGTCTGCAGGTCAAACAGTGTGTCGATTGAAGACGTTCAACCAGTTGCTTCTGATAGTGGCACATCAGTACTCCAGGGCTCTCCACACACAGTGTTACGTAACCCTGTCACAGGGATGAACCCTAGCCATGGGGCCCTCAACAACAAGAAACGAAGCAGAATAAAACTCACTCACAGCAGACATTTTTGTGCAAATGATGAAGCTGATGAGAACACCACACCAGGGTTATTTTCCCATGCAGTGAGTTCTAAAGGAGTTGATATTGCTCACCTCGCTGAAGCTGTGAGCCATGGATGTGTGGATGCAATGAGCTTAGTGGTTGAGGTGAGCAAGATGCAGTCAAAGAACAATGGAAGTGGtgacagctgtagaacatttgaTGTCAACAAGCTGGTAACGTGCACTCTGCCAGGCTTGTCAGAGGACCATTCATGTGTTTTACCAGGTTGTGTTATTCTGCTCTCTGCAGAGCAGGCTTCCCTTGTACATCACATGAAAGAACAGAAGTGGCAAGTTGTTCTCATTAATGGAGATCTCAGTGAAAAATATCGGCATCTTGGTTTCAATAGCAAGAATGACATCAGCCAAGTGACCGACAAGTTGGACTTGAAAGGCCTCAGCAAAGAAGATGATTGGGAAGACAATGTTTTAACAactctgttgaaaaacaatgtgAATCTAGTTTTAGTCAATGGAGAGGCAAGTGAAAGACTCACCCAGCACTGCATGAGTCACCGTATACTTGTGGTTGAGAGGGTGAAGCCTGACATTTTGAAGGACTTTGCGGAAACAACAGGAGCTGTCCCTGTCACCTATGCCACACAACTGAGTAAGCACTGTGTCGGCACCGGGGTAGAAATCTCCATATGGAGAGACTGCAGTGGCAACAGAAGGAGAGCATCAATGGCTGTGAACATTGTCGCTGATCGTACTGCGCTGGTCACAGTGGTCCTCACCACCTCTGTGCACAGCAAGCTGCAGACCTTGGAGGACTGTTTCTGGGGCTGTGCCTATCGCCTACACCACACACTGAAAGACAGGAAACTACTCCCCGGTGCTGGAAAGACTGAATTGCTTTGTGTTCAAATCCTTCAAAAGCACATTAAAGATAATGGTGAGCAAACAAGAGGCAAAGATGGAACCTCTGCCCCACAAGCTAAACAAGGAAGAGCAGGAAACCCACACAGGGCTGATGTGTTTCAACTCATGGCAGATGGTTGGATGGACTACATTTCCACTCTGATGTTGAACAGTGGAACCTGTTCAAAAGTGGACGCTTGGACTACAATCAATCAGCAGCTGATAGATTTGAATGGGGGATTATCTCTAGATGCTAATTTCTCAAGACTGCTATTAAGAGATGACACAGAGGATGGTATGATGTCCCCAGATATGAAGCGCAGTGCAGGGAAGGTCTATGACAATATGACAGTGAAGTTGGAAGCATGGAGGAAAGCCCTGGATCTTGTTTTCCttgtgttacagacagacactgagatcATTACTGGCATAGATCCTAAACAAGTGGAGGGGCAATCAAATGTTATGGTGCTTTAA
- the cetn4 gene encoding centrin 4 (The RefSeq protein has 1 substitution compared to this genomic sequence): protein MASGYRKPNTNSNQRKKAGPKPDLTEEQKQEIREAFDLFDTDGSGTIDVKELKVAMRALGFEPKKEEIKKMIADINKEGSGTIDFNDFLCMMTQKMSEKDSKEEILKAFRLFDDDGTGKISFKNLRRVAKELGENLTDEELQEMIDEADRDGDGEINEQEFLRIMKKTSLY, encoded by the exons ATG gctTCAGGCTACCGAAAACCCAACACCAATTCCAACCAGAGGAAAAAGGCAGGTCCTAAACCAGACTTGACAGAGGAACAAAAGCAGGAGATCAGAGAGGCCTTTGACTTGTTTGATACAGATGGCTCAGGAACAATTGATGTGAAGGAACTCAAG GTTGCCATGCGTGCCCTTGGCTTTGAACCAAAGAAAGAAGAAATCAAGAAGATGATAGCAGACATCAACAAGGAGGGCTCTGGGACCATTGATTTTAATGACTTTCTCTGTATGATGACACAGAAAATG AGTGAAAAAGACTCAAAAGAAGAAATCCTGAAGGCTTTCCGCTTATTTGATGATGACGGCACAGGAAAAATTTCCTTCAAAAATCTCAAGAGAGTTGCCAAGGAGCTAGGTGAAAACCTGACAGATGAGGAATTGCAG GAAATGATTGACGAAGCAGAccgagatggagatggagagatcaACGAGCAGGAGTTTCTAAGGATAATGAAGAAGACAAGTCTATATTGA